A genomic stretch from Microbacterium proteolyticum includes:
- a CDS encoding alpha/beta fold hydrolase — MPNPYADLLAAIPVERREIEVLGGTTAFWVYGDDDAVTTIVAVHGFRGEHHGLDPVVAHLPGIRVISPDLPGFGETPPLPGRAHDLDTYAAWLRTFVETVAPDAIVLGHSFGSIVSAAAVAGGLATPKLILVNPIGAPALEGPRGILTRLAVFYYLAGARLPRPVGEALLRNGLIVRVMSNAMAKTRDPELRRFVHDQHDAYFSRFADRDVLHEAFVTSVSHDVREFAPRIAQPTLLIAAEKDDITPIEAERHLATLFPDAELVEIAEVGHLIHYETPQAAASAIREFVA; from the coding sequence ATGCCGAACCCGTACGCCGACCTCCTCGCCGCGATCCCCGTCGAACGCCGCGAGATCGAGGTGCTGGGCGGCACGACCGCGTTCTGGGTGTACGGCGACGACGACGCCGTGACCACGATCGTGGCGGTGCACGGATTCCGCGGCGAGCACCACGGCCTCGACCCGGTGGTCGCGCACCTGCCCGGCATCCGGGTCATCTCGCCCGACCTGCCCGGGTTCGGCGAGACGCCGCCGCTTCCCGGACGTGCGCACGACCTCGACACGTACGCGGCCTGGCTGCGCACGTTCGTCGAGACGGTAGCACCGGATGCCATCGTGCTCGGCCACTCGTTCGGCTCGATCGTGTCGGCCGCCGCGGTGGCGGGCGGGCTCGCCACGCCGAAGCTCATCCTCGTGAACCCGATCGGCGCGCCCGCGCTGGAGGGGCCCCGCGGCATCCTCACCCGCCTCGCCGTGTTCTACTACCTCGCCGGCGCGCGGCTGCCGCGCCCGGTGGGTGAGGCGCTGCTGCGCAACGGGCTCATCGTCCGCGTGATGAGCAACGCCATGGCCAAGACGCGCGACCCTGAGCTGCGGCGGTTCGTGCATGACCAGCACGACGCGTACTTCTCGCGCTTCGCCGACCGCGACGTGCTGCACGAGGCGTTCGTGACGAGCGTGTCCCACGACGTGCGGGAGTTTGCCCCGCGCATCGCGCAGCCCACCCTCCTCATCGCCGCCGAGAAGGACGACATCACGCCCATCGAGGCCGAGCGGCATCTCGCCACCCTGTTCCCGGATGCCGAGTTGGTCGAGATCGCCGAGGTCGGGCACCTCATCCACTACGAGACGCCGCAGGCAGCGGCATCCGCGATTCGGGAGTTCGTGGCGTAG
- a CDS encoding exonuclease domain-containing protein — MTLWQAEPLPLFQTPEWTRLVGVFDLETTGVDVENDRIVTAHVGVLDADGHVVDARDWLADPGIEIPAGAAAIHGITTERARAEGAPAPRVVAEVVEALSALFAAGIPVVAYNAPFDFSMLKYEAVRHGVVPIDAPSPVIDPLVVDKTYDRYRRGKRTLSVVAEHYAVPLESAHEACADAVAAGRLALALAERFAPWLPSSADELHTRQISWARAQAESLTEYFIKIGRLDATAPPIDGAWPIR, encoded by the coding sequence ATGACCCTGTGGCAGGCCGAGCCGCTCCCGCTCTTCCAGACTCCCGAATGGACGCGCCTCGTCGGCGTCTTCGACCTCGAGACGACCGGCGTCGACGTCGAGAACGACCGCATCGTCACGGCGCACGTGGGCGTGCTCGACGCCGACGGGCACGTGGTCGACGCGAGGGACTGGCTGGCCGATCCCGGCATCGAGATCCCGGCGGGCGCGGCGGCCATCCACGGCATCACCACCGAGCGCGCACGGGCCGAGGGTGCGCCCGCGCCGCGTGTCGTCGCCGAGGTCGTCGAGGCGCTGAGCGCCCTGTTCGCCGCGGGCATCCCAGTCGTGGCGTACAACGCGCCGTTCGACTTCTCGATGCTCAAGTACGAAGCCGTGCGGCACGGGGTGGTGCCGATCGACGCTCCCTCGCCGGTCATCGACCCGCTCGTCGTCGACAAGACCTACGACCGGTACCGTCGCGGAAAGCGCACACTCTCGGTCGTCGCCGAGCACTACGCCGTGCCCCTGGAATCCGCGCACGAGGCGTGCGCCGACGCCGTCGCCGCCGGGCGCCTCGCCCTGGCGCTCGCCGAGCGCTTCGCTCCCTGGCTGCCCTCGAGCGCGGACGAGCTCCACACGCGGCAGATCTCGTGGGCCCGCGCGCAGGCGGAGAGCCTCACCGAATACTTCATCAAGATCGGACGCCTGGATGCCACGGCTCCCCCGATCGACGGGGCGTGGCCGATTCGCTGA
- a CDS encoding RBBP9/YdeN family alpha/beta hydrolase, producing the protein MVRFVVVPGVGGSEEDHWQTRWEQEWGADAVRIVPRSWDAPDHDDWADAVDRAVRSLDVARSEVVVVGHSLGCWAATEWLAGTSGSSVRAMMLVAPPDPAGTAFAAAAGPTFARVRARPLACPSVVVASTNDPYCPVGEAERLAAGWGSDLRIVGARGHLNAASGLGVWQEGRGLLELLLSR; encoded by the coding sequence GTGGTCAGGTTCGTTGTCGTGCCCGGTGTCGGAGGTTCAGAGGAGGACCACTGGCAGACGCGGTGGGAGCAGGAGTGGGGCGCGGATGCCGTACGGATCGTGCCGCGATCGTGGGACGCGCCCGATCACGATGACTGGGCGGATGCCGTGGATCGCGCGGTGCGATCGCTCGACGTGGCACGGAGCGAGGTGGTCGTCGTCGGCCACAGCCTCGGATGCTGGGCGGCGACGGAGTGGCTCGCGGGAACCTCCGGGTCGTCGGTGCGGGCGATGATGCTCGTCGCTCCGCCTGACCCCGCCGGCACCGCCTTCGCCGCGGCGGCCGGTCCGACGTTCGCGCGGGTGCGGGCGCGCCCGCTCGCGTGCCCGAGCGTGGTCGTCGCGAGCACGAACGACCCCTACTGCCCGGTCGGGGAAGCGGAACGTCTCGCGGCAGGATGGGGGAGCGACCTGCGGATCGTGGGCGCGCGGGGGCACCTCAACGCGGCGAGCGGACTCGGCGTCTGGCAGGAGGGGCGGGGGCTTCTGGAGCTTCTTCTCAGTCGGTGA
- a CDS encoding HNH endonuclease signature motif containing protein, whose product MDTPAPLADRPTPVLRACDGVPWPSDDELEAEEAWTRWAWHDGDATGVVSDFPDDDLSPLNPVFAAASDLDAILGRLELITAERHRLEAEEARLIAAVLRDAAADPTPWVGPDPTIDLACDDPRGRTVGAVRRDRVDLAQRAAAAEIAVRLRLSEQTVRTRAARVEVLQERCPALWHQFAAGATSERHAIEASRLASSLPDDDTATWQLFDAGAAEAAIQLVPTKFAVTARALRERVHAESLDVRHRRAAGDRGVWMTAELDGMASLSALMPADKARGLMSRLDRAARHLHAAPDEERTLAQLRADVLADLRVAEPADAASAKATPRNDAHADASRPTSPSVDSADSANAQRPISSSPDVRAPDPARAALVPSHSGESFPPDGSGTADATPAGGSPPSADPPATTYDRFPPLAPPPPPRRRPPIAPGPTVVITVPALTLLGTDDAPPTLEGYGPIDLDTARRLAGEASSWVRLVTHPVTGAPLVLDRQTYRVPAALRRWLGVTSPTCVFPGCNRSARDCDMDHLTAWADGGTTDADNLEPACRHHHRLRHETGWAPSHDPETGDLRWTSPLGGTYDADPPPF is encoded by the coding sequence ATGGACACTCCCGCCCCTCTCGCCGACCGGCCGACGCCGGTGTTGCGCGCGTGCGACGGCGTCCCGTGGCCCTCCGACGACGAACTCGAGGCCGAGGAGGCGTGGACACGGTGGGCATGGCACGACGGCGACGCGACGGGCGTTGTCTCCGACTTCCCCGACGACGATCTCTCTCCCCTGAATCCGGTTTTCGCCGCGGCATCCGACCTCGACGCCATCCTCGGGCGTCTCGAGCTGATCACCGCCGAGCGGCACCGCCTTGAAGCCGAAGAGGCGCGCCTCATCGCTGCCGTCCTGCGCGACGCCGCCGCCGATCCGACACCGTGGGTCGGGCCCGACCCGACGATCGATCTCGCGTGCGACGATCCGCGTGGCCGCACCGTCGGCGCCGTGCGGCGCGACCGCGTCGATCTGGCGCAGCGCGCAGCCGCCGCCGAGATCGCGGTGCGCCTGCGCCTGTCCGAGCAGACAGTTCGCACGCGTGCTGCGCGCGTCGAGGTGCTGCAGGAGCGGTGTCCCGCACTGTGGCACCAGTTCGCGGCCGGCGCCACGTCAGAGCGCCACGCCATCGAGGCGTCCCGTCTCGCGTCGTCGCTTCCCGACGATGACACGGCCACCTGGCAGCTGTTCGACGCGGGTGCCGCAGAGGCCGCGATCCAGCTCGTGCCGACAAAGTTCGCGGTCACGGCCCGCGCACTCCGAGAGCGTGTGCACGCCGAGTCGCTCGACGTCCGACATCGGCGGGCGGCCGGTGACCGCGGCGTGTGGATGACAGCCGAGCTCGACGGCATGGCATCCCTTTCGGCGCTGATGCCCGCCGACAAGGCGCGCGGCCTGATGTCGCGCCTGGATCGGGCGGCTCGCCACCTGCACGCCGCGCCCGACGAGGAACGCACGCTCGCCCAGTTGCGGGCGGATGTGCTCGCCGACCTCCGAGTGGCGGAGCCGGCGGATGCGGCGTCAGCGAAAGCGACGCCCCGGAACGACGCGCACGCGGACGCGTCGCGACCCACGTCCCCCAGTGTCGACAGCGCCGACAGCGCCAATGCCCAGCGCCCCATCTCGTCATCTCCGGACGTCAGGGCGCCCGACCCCGCAAGAGCCGCGCTCGTGCCTTCGCACAGCGGCGAATCCTTCCCCCCTGACGGCTCGGGAACAGCCGATGCCACACCAGCGGGCGGCTCCCCACCTTCCGCAGATCCGCCCGCGACGACCTATGACCGCTTCCCGCCGCTCGCTCCCCCTCCTCCGCCGCGGCGACGTCCGCCGATCGCGCCCGGCCCCACGGTCGTCATCACCGTGCCCGCCCTCACCCTGCTGGGCACCGATGACGCACCGCCCACTCTCGAGGGCTATGGCCCGATCGATCTCGATACCGCCCGCCGTCTTGCGGGCGAAGCGAGCTCGTGGGTGCGCCTGGTGACGCATCCGGTCACGGGAGCGCCGTTGGTCCTCGACCGTCAGACGTACCGCGTGCCCGCCGCCCTGCGCCGCTGGCTCGGCGTCACCTCACCCACCTGCGTCTTCCCCGGGTGCAACCGCTCCGCACGTGACTGCGACATGGATCACCTCACCGCCTGGGCCGACGGCGGAACGACGGATGCCGACAATCTCGAACCCGCCTGCCGGCACCATCACCGCCTCCGTCACGAGACCGGCTGGGCGCCCTCCCACGATCCGGAGACGGGCGATCTGCGCTGGACCTCGCCGCTCGGCGGCACCTACGACGCGGATCCTCCGCCGTTCTGA
- a CDS encoding EamA family transporter, whose amino-acid sequence MTTSTVTLPRPTHRGSSAVTGLLIAVASALAFSSSGPFVKPLLDGGWSLGAVLLVRMGLAALVLSPALVLAIRRQRGFLRRHGLLILAFGLTAVAGCQLFYFAAMQRMPVAVALLIQYIAPVLIVIAVWARTRRAPSKAVLIGSVVAMTGLVLVVDISGARFDLLGTVFALCAAVCAAAYFVIAARAGDDLPPLALAAGGLLTGTLVMGVLVAAGVLPFAAPSITVMLAGLEVPGILPLLWVGAVATTLGYALGVIAVPLIGSRLASFVGLSEVLFALGFAWLLLGEAPAPVQFVGGALILVGVVLVKMDAGSPAEQKTETASIPVIPSP is encoded by the coding sequence ATGACCACGTCGACCGTCACCCTCCCGCGCCCCACCCACCGCGGCTCCAGCGCCGTCACCGGCTTGCTCATCGCGGTCGCCTCGGCGCTCGCGTTCTCCAGCAGCGGTCCCTTCGTGAAGCCCCTCCTCGACGGCGGCTGGTCGCTGGGAGCGGTCCTCCTCGTGCGGATGGGCCTCGCCGCCCTGGTGCTCTCGCCCGCGCTCGTGCTCGCGATCCGTCGGCAGCGCGGCTTCCTCCGTCGGCACGGGCTGCTCATCCTGGCGTTCGGTCTGACCGCCGTCGCCGGATGCCAGCTGTTCTACTTCGCCGCGATGCAACGGATGCCGGTGGCCGTGGCCCTGCTCATCCAGTACATCGCGCCCGTCCTCATCGTGATCGCGGTGTGGGCGCGCACCCGCCGAGCCCCCTCGAAAGCGGTGCTCATCGGTTCCGTCGTCGCCATGACGGGGCTCGTCCTCGTTGTCGACATCAGCGGAGCCCGCTTCGACCTGCTCGGGACGGTCTTCGCGCTGTGCGCCGCCGTCTGCGCCGCCGCCTACTTCGTCATCGCCGCGCGGGCGGGCGATGACCTCCCGCCTCTCGCCCTCGCCGCCGGCGGCCTGCTCACCGGCACGCTGGTGATGGGCGTCCTGGTGGCGGCGGGCGTGCTGCCGTTCGCCGCCCCGTCGATCACGGTGATGCTCGCGGGGCTCGAGGTTCCCGGCATCCTGCCCCTGCTGTGGGTGGGCGCGGTCGCCACGACCCTCGGATACGCGCTCGGGGTGATCGCGGTGCCGCTCATCGGTTCACGACTGGCCTCCTTCGTGGGGCTCAGCGAGGTGCTGTTCGCGCTCGGATTCGCCTGGCTGCTGCTGGGGGAGGCGCCTGCGCCGGTCCAGTTCGTCGGTGGCGCGCTGATCCTCGTGGGCGTGGTGCTCGTCAAGATGGATGCCGGCAGCCCGGCCGAGCAGAAGACGGAGACCGCGAGCATCCCGGTGATCCCTTCGCCGTAG
- a CDS encoding CGNR zinc finger domain-containing protein, whose product MAFIRDTELVLRAAVELVNTLPQTGTTDVDTLTDVAALDGFTVRHGYTGSRRRDARELAEVRGIRPRLLELWGVDRDGAVPLVNAMLADGRALPQLVRHDDMDWHIHASDPEEPLAMRILVEAAMAFVDVIRADEYGRVRVCDADDCAGVYVDFSKNGSKRYCDAGNCGNRMNVNAYRKRKAEAPV is encoded by the coding sequence ATGGCCTTCATTCGTGACACCGAATTGGTGCTGCGTGCCGCCGTCGAGCTCGTGAACACGCTCCCCCAGACGGGCACGACCGACGTCGACACCCTCACGGATGTGGCCGCTCTCGACGGATTCACCGTCCGCCACGGTTACACCGGCTCCCGCCGCCGTGACGCGCGCGAGCTCGCGGAAGTCCGCGGCATCCGGCCCCGCCTCCTCGAGCTGTGGGGCGTCGATCGCGATGGGGCGGTGCCGCTCGTGAACGCGATGCTCGCGGACGGACGCGCGCTCCCCCAGCTCGTACGCCACGACGACATGGACTGGCACATCCACGCAAGCGACCCCGAGGAGCCCCTCGCGATGCGCATCCTCGTCGAGGCCGCGATGGCGTTCGTCGACGTCATCCGCGCCGACGAGTACGGCCGGGTACGCGTGTGCGACGCCGACGACTGCGCCGGCGTGTACGTCGACTTCTCGAAGAACGGCTCCAAGCGCTACTGCGACGCCGGCAATTGCGGCAACCGGATGAACGTGAACGCGTACCGCAAGCGCAAAGCGGAGGCACCGGTCTGA
- a CDS encoding carbon-nitrogen hydrolase family protein, with protein sequence MSCRLAVAQIEAIPGDIRGNVARVVSALEDAAAGGADLALFPEAVITGYDDGVFAGPLPTLTDAGWSSPVREAVYRTGVTAVVNTALQRDALRFLTDVLFLPGHEPIPAYDKQHLYDSERSVFTPGEHGFSFAVGDLQVALSVCYDANFPEHAAAAADAGAHLYLNSGAYFPGGEHRRDLHYAARALDNGIYVAFSGLVGAPHDFIGGSGVFDPLGRRIAAVGAGGHLAFADLELDAVTSAREGQRMWTHRRADLGPQLRLDDLAVPGRPRRRR encoded by the coding sequence GTGTCCTGCCGCCTCGCCGTCGCCCAGATCGAGGCCATTCCCGGCGACATCCGTGGCAACGTCGCGCGCGTGGTCAGCGCGCTGGAGGACGCAGCCGCGGGCGGCGCCGACCTCGCCCTGTTCCCCGAAGCCGTCATCACGGGCTACGACGACGGCGTCTTCGCGGGGCCCTTGCCGACGCTCACCGACGCAGGATGGTCGTCACCCGTGCGCGAGGCCGTCTACCGCACCGGCGTCACCGCCGTGGTCAACACCGCGTTGCAACGCGACGCCCTGCGTTTCCTGACGGACGTGCTCTTCCTCCCCGGTCACGAGCCGATCCCCGCCTACGACAAGCAGCACCTCTACGACAGCGAGCGGTCGGTCTTCACCCCGGGCGAGCATGGCTTCTCGTTCGCGGTCGGCGACCTCCAGGTGGCGCTCTCGGTCTGCTACGACGCGAACTTCCCCGAGCACGCAGCCGCCGCCGCGGACGCCGGCGCGCACCTCTACCTGAACAGCGGCGCGTACTTCCCGGGCGGCGAGCACCGGCGCGACCTGCATTACGCCGCGCGAGCCCTGGACAACGGCATCTACGTCGCCTTCAGCGGTCTCGTCGGCGCTCCCCACGACTTCATCGGCGGGTCCGGCGTCTTCGACCCCCTCGGCCGACGAATCGCCGCCGTCGGAGCGGGCGGACATCTGGCGTTCGCCGATCTCGAGCTCGACGCCGTCACCTCGGCCCGCGAGGGTCAGCGCATGTGGACGCACCGACGTGCCGACCTCGGCCCGCAGCTGCGTCTCGACGATCTGGCCGTGCCCGGCCGTCCGCGTCGCCGCCGATAA
- a CDS encoding alpha-ketoacid dehydrogenase subunit beta has translation MTALTLGAAITAGLARALETDDRVLLLGEDIGTLGGVFRVTDGLQKRFGAERVIDAPLAEAGIVGTAVGLALRGYRPVVEIQFDGFVYPAFDQIVCQVAKLHYRTNGRVRMPMVIRIPWAGGVGAAEHHSESPEAYFVHTPGLRVVAPSTPQDAYVMLRQAVASDDPVVFFEPKRLYHSQGEVDPDGDLADAPPMHLARVAREGTDATVVTYGAMVRTALDAALAAEDEGLSLEVVDLRSLSPIDMNTVAASVRKTGRVVVAHEAARTAGIGAELVASITEQCFEYLEAPPLRVTGHDIPYPPAKLEKHHVPDLDRILFAVDRVVEPGTAPSAASAAAIEGGVR, from the coding sequence GTGACCGCCCTCACGCTCGGCGCCGCCATCACGGCCGGTCTCGCCCGAGCGCTCGAGACCGACGACCGGGTCCTGCTCCTCGGCGAGGACATCGGCACGCTCGGCGGCGTCTTCCGCGTCACCGACGGCCTGCAGAAGCGTTTCGGCGCCGAGCGCGTCATCGACGCCCCGCTCGCCGAAGCCGGCATCGTGGGTACCGCCGTGGGCTTGGCGCTGCGCGGGTACCGCCCCGTCGTGGAGATCCAGTTCGACGGGTTCGTCTACCCCGCGTTCGATCAGATCGTCTGCCAGGTCGCCAAGCTCCACTACCGCACCAACGGTCGTGTCCGGATGCCGATGGTCATCCGGATCCCGTGGGCCGGGGGAGTCGGCGCGGCCGAGCACCACTCCGAGTCGCCCGAGGCGTATTTCGTGCACACCCCGGGCCTGCGCGTGGTCGCCCCCAGCACCCCGCAGGACGCCTACGTGATGCTGCGCCAGGCCGTGGCATCCGATGACCCGGTCGTCTTCTTCGAGCCGAAGCGCCTCTACCACTCCCAGGGCGAGGTCGACCCGGACGGCGACCTCGCCGACGCCCCGCCGATGCACCTCGCGCGCGTGGCGCGGGAAGGCACCGATGCCACGGTCGTCACGTACGGGGCGATGGTGCGTACGGCCCTGGATGCCGCGCTCGCCGCGGAGGACGAGGGCCTGTCGCTCGAGGTCGTCGACCTGCGCTCGCTCTCGCCGATCGACATGAACACGGTCGCGGCATCCGTGCGCAAGACCGGGCGCGTCGTCGTCGCGCACGAAGCCGCGCGCACCGCGGGGATCGGCGCCGAACTCGTCGCGAGCATCACCGAGCAGTGCTTCGAATACCTCGAGGCGCCGCCCTTGCGCGTCACAGGGCACGACATCCCCTACCCGCCGGCCAAGCTCGAGAAGCACCACGTGCCGGATCTCGATCGGATTCTCTTCGCGGTCGACCGTGTGGTGGAGCCCGGGACGGCTCCCTCAGCGGCGAGCGCGGCAGCGATCGAGGGAGGCGTTCGATGA
- a CDS encoding Lrp/AsnC family transcriptional regulator, translating to MSKLDAVDLDLLRALSADPRATVVALAEKLGLSRNTVQARMSRLERGGVFLSFERTLSADALGFPIEAFLQVTVRQAELPAIRENLAKVPEVLQAHGLSGQVDLLVRVACRDTQHLFDTDARILAIEGVERTETSLVMGEVIGYRVGPLMELAREDV from the coding sequence ATGAGCAAGCTCGACGCGGTCGACCTCGACCTCCTCCGCGCGCTGTCCGCCGATCCGCGCGCCACGGTGGTGGCATTGGCGGAGAAACTCGGACTCTCTCGCAACACCGTCCAAGCCCGCATGAGCCGACTGGAGCGCGGGGGCGTGTTCCTGTCGTTCGAGCGGACACTGTCGGCCGACGCGCTGGGCTTCCCCATCGAGGCGTTCCTGCAGGTGACCGTGCGTCAGGCCGAGTTGCCCGCGATCCGCGAGAACCTCGCGAAGGTGCCCGAAGTGCTGCAGGCGCACGGCCTCAGCGGCCAGGTCGATCTGCTCGTGCGCGTCGCCTGCCGCGACACGCAGCACCTCTTCGACACCGACGCGCGCATCCTCGCCATCGAGGGCGTCGAGCGCACCGAGACGTCCCTGGTGATGGGCGAGGTCATCGGGTACCGCGTGGGTCCGCTGATGGAACTCGCCCGCGAAGACGTGTGA
- the pdhA gene encoding pyruvate dehydrogenase (acetyl-transferring) E1 component subunit alpha, with amino-acid sequence MTMTYTHASPEHGAPERADDVDDVARILQPDGTRVSDPALDRWISDLPPHELRALHRDMVLTRRLDTEGVALQRQGQLALWAPCRGQEAVQVATAHALAAGDLVFPSYREHGVLLARGARPADFVLAWRGEEHSAYDHAALGVAPVQIIIGAQALHATGWAMGAQRDRSTDVAVAYFGDGATSQGDVNEAMVFASSFRAPVVFVCSNNQWAISEPVTVQARHPIAGRAPGFGIPSMRVDGNDALACLAAMRWALDHARRGEGPAFIEAVTYRLGPHTTSDDPTRYRDADEVERWSRRDPLARLEAYLRDAGVLDDSGLAEVARAADAFAAEVRAACIGAVTRDPASVFDHVYAEPHAPLERQRAEYVDYLDGFSR; translated from the coding sequence ATGACGATGACGTACACCCACGCTTCACCCGAGCACGGAGCCCCCGAACGCGCGGACGATGTCGACGACGTCGCGCGCATCCTCCAGCCCGACGGCACGCGCGTGTCCGATCCGGCGCTGGACAGGTGGATCAGCGACCTGCCGCCCCACGAACTGCGGGCCCTGCATCGCGACATGGTCCTGACCCGGCGCCTCGACACCGAGGGCGTCGCCCTTCAGCGTCAGGGGCAGCTCGCGCTCTGGGCGCCGTGCCGCGGTCAAGAGGCCGTGCAGGTGGCCACGGCCCACGCGCTCGCCGCGGGCGACCTCGTCTTCCCGAGCTACCGCGAGCACGGCGTCCTGCTGGCGCGCGGTGCGCGGCCCGCCGACTTCGTGCTCGCCTGGCGCGGCGAAGAGCACTCCGCCTACGATCACGCGGCGCTGGGCGTCGCCCCGGTGCAGATCATCATCGGCGCGCAGGCCCTGCACGCCACCGGCTGGGCGATGGGAGCCCAGCGCGACCGCTCCACCGATGTCGCCGTAGCCTACTTCGGCGACGGCGCCACCAGCCAGGGAGACGTGAACGAGGCGATGGTCTTCGCGTCGTCGTTCCGCGCCCCCGTCGTCTTCGTCTGCTCCAACAACCAGTGGGCCATCAGCGAACCCGTCACCGTCCAGGCGCGGCATCCCATCGCGGGTCGGGCGCCGGGGTTCGGCATCCCGAGCATGCGCGTCGACGGCAACGACGCCCTCGCCTGCCTCGCGGCGATGCGGTGGGCGCTGGATCACGCCCGCCGAGGTGAGGGCCCGGCGTTCATCGAAGCGGTGACCTACCGCCTCGGCCCGCACACCACCAGCGACGATCCGACGCGGTACCGCGACGCCGACGAGGTCGAGAGGTGGAGCCGTCGCGATCCCCTCGCCCGCCTCGAGGCGTACCTCCGCGACGCGGGGGTGCTGGACGACTCCGGTCTGGCCGAGGTCGCCCGGGCGGCGGACGCGTTCGCCGCCGAGGTGCGCGCGGCCTGCATCGGGGCCGTCACCCGTGATCCCGCGAGCGTGTTCGATCACGTGTACGCCGAGCCGCACGCACCGCTCGAACGGCAGCGGGCGGAGTACGTGGACTACCTCGACGGGTTCTCGCGATGA
- a CDS encoding Lrp/AsnC family transcriptional regulator — translation MESLDNTDRRILELLQADGRLTGAEVGRRVGLSQPAASARILRLERSGVIAGYRAVVDPAAVGLAIHAVIRLRTTHAQLAPVRELAGRLPEVTSALRVTGEDCLIFDVHCPDAARLEKVVDAIARFGPVTTSLVLSSYPPRPLLPPSTA, via the coding sequence ATGGAATCACTCGACAACACCGATCGCCGCATCCTCGAACTCCTGCAGGCGGACGGCCGCCTCACCGGGGCCGAGGTCGGACGCCGCGTCGGTCTGTCGCAACCGGCCGCGAGCGCGCGGATCCTCCGACTCGAGCGCAGCGGCGTCATCGCCGGCTATCGCGCCGTCGTCGACCCTGCTGCCGTCGGCCTGGCCATCCACGCGGTCATTCGCCTGCGAACCACCCACGCGCAACTCGCTCCCGTCCGCGAGCTCGCCGGGCGCCTCCCCGAGGTCACCTCCGCGCTCCGCGTCACCGGCGAGGACTGCCTCATCTTCGACGTGCACTGCCCGGACGCCGCGCGTCTGGAGAAGGTCGTCGACGCGATCGCACGCTTCGGGCCGGTGACCACGTCGCTCGTGCTGAGCAGCTACCCACCGCGGCCCCTGCTGCCCCCGTCCACCGCCTGA